In a genomic window of Salvia splendens isolate huo1 unplaced genomic scaffold, SspV2 ctg879, whole genome shotgun sequence:
- the LOC121791711 gene encoding uncharacterized protein LOC121791711, whose translation MESDQFGNGGSERTCANEKNLVEETFPDVEKLNQNENGTNVESVNAVERTSVLDENIRYRNSEAASIVRRSVRKRKLKFWDDVIAACGLQVKKPRSGSAEFSCLGTRKMKKCAKSSEDLPDGDAKIESLDVSEVSKEIINNEAPENTELVDVLVKQDDLAATSELSSASRIECDVEDGAAEKASNLSYGDGNKPCIYTFDRRWRKKSTIHPEKVLDGSSLS comes from the coding sequence ATGGAGTCTGATCAATTTGGGAATGGAGGTTCAGAGAGAACTTGTGCAAATGAAAAAAACTTAGTGGAAGAAACCTTTCCTGATGTAGAGAAACtgaatcaaaatgaaaatggCACCAATGTAGAGAGTGTAAATGCTGTCGAGCGCACTTCTGTATTAGATGAAAACATCCGATATAGAAACAGTGAAGCTGCTTCTATAGTCCGTCGAAGTGTTAGGAAAAGAAAACTCAAGTTCTGGGATGATGTTATTGCTGCATGTGGATTGCAGGTCAAGAAACCTCGTTCAGGATCTGCAGAATTTTCATGTCTGGGTACACGCAAGATGAAAAAGTGTGCGAAATCTAGCGAAGACCTGCCAGATGGTGATGCTAAAATTGAAAGTCTTGATGTTTCAGAGGTCTCAAAAGAAATTATTAACAATGAAGCACCAGAAAACACAGAGTTGGTTGATGTGCTAGTGAAACAGGATGACCTTGCTGCAACTTCCGAATTGTCTAGTGCATCAAGAATTGAATGTGATGTGGAAGACGGTGCTGCAGAAAAAGCATCGAATCTTAGCTATGGTGATGGCAACAAACCATGTATATATACATTCGACAGGAGATGGCGGAAGAAATCTACGATTCACCCTGAGAAAGTTCTTGATGGATCA